The region AGCGCGTCGGGGTTAGGACGAAAAGGCAAACCTTTAATTCTTTGTACCACCACGGCTAAAGCGAGGTCCCCGCTGGGCCATGCGTCTGACTGACCCAGCGCCATCAACAGATATGTCTCTGCTGTCCACGGGCCAATGTCATTGATCTTTAACAATGCAGCGCGCACCGCTGTATCATCCATCATGCCCAGTGCTTTCAGGTTGAGCGAACCATCGGTAATATCAACCGCGCCAGATGCCTAATGTAGCCGATCTTTTGACGGCTAAAGCTAATGCGCTTGAGTGAAGTCTCATCGAGATCAAGATAGCGCCTCGGCGTCAAGGGTGAGATCACGGCAAACAGGCGGTCGTATCCCGCCCTCGCGGACGTCACGGATACCTGCTGCTCTAATATGATAATGACAAGAGTCGCGAATCCCGACTCACGAGACCAAAGCGGTGGAACGCCAAATTCTTTGAGAATGGGGGCCAGGTCCGGATCACAACGCGCCAGACATTCCAGACCTTCCACTAATGCGGTCTGCGACAGCGCTATCGGCATCGCCTGCATTACCGCGCAGCTTCTGACATAAAAGCAGATCAAATATTGCTGGAGTAGAGAATGTCCAATGCTAACGCACACCTCTCGTCGATGCTGAATGCGTGAGACAAAAAAATTCCTCATTACCCGTGCCTGGGAAAACCCTTGCTTACGCCCATCTATGCGGCGGAACGCCCATAAGGGGGAATCTTCCTCAGTTCATTCGTTCGGCAGAGGTGCCGTGGAGTTCACCGCAGGTAGCAGCTATTGAACCTTGCATAAATGGTTAACTGTCATTCTGAGGCCGAAGGCCGAAGAATCTGCCGTTTTCCAAGGGATAAAGCAGATGCTTCACTTCGTCCAGCATGACCTCTCTGTTATGCACTTATGCAAGGCTCAATAAGTGGGACGGATATGGTGCGGTCGCCGCTGAGGTCGACGCTAAGCGTATCGTCCGACACCTTCACGTCCTCGACCGTTGGAATAAACCATTGCTGGATACAGCCTTACGGGGCCGAGCCGGAACTTCGCGACATGATCCTCCGCTCGACATGAACTTGAACCGATCGTTCTCCAGCAGGAAATACGCCGCTTATGGAAACCGCCTGAGCAACGATAAGAGAGCGCGAATTAGCCTATACGCACAAATAGCGCCGAGGCTTCGTCAAGAAATGCATCACCTAGACCGACGCGCTGTTCTGCGTATTATGCACTGACCTCGGCAAAATCAAGCTCCGCCTCGGCAAGAACGGTTACGGTTTTGATTCTCGACCTCTTTCAATACGACGACGCACCTCGGACCAGGGTGAACCCCCGCCGGGATTGGCTCGATAAGCTTCGAGGCGCTGACGAAGCACCTCGCGATGCCACTGCGGCACCCGAGATCTTCTATAACCGAGAGGCGCTGCGGTACAGGCAACTGCTTGATGCGGCCAATATAGACATTGCTCCTGGCGAAAGTACGGACTCTCCAAGCAGGACAGACAACAGCATCCAACGTCCTGAATTAACGATGGGGCGGAACAGGTAGGCTGCCCGGAAATCCCCCCCAACGGGTCGGTCCGCGCCCGCCCAAGTTAACGGTTAGGCGAACAGCGGGTCGAATTCGCGTTCCAGACTAAAAACTTCGGCGACGTCTTCGATGCGCCGGTCCAGTGAGTGCCTCACTTCATCGACTTCCATGCCGAGCAGCAGCCGCAGGCCGATGTTAATTAGCATTCACCGCAGATGCGGTTGGGGTTGTCGCCGCCGCGCCGAAGGTCCGGATCAGCGCATACAGATCGATGCCGGGAGTACAAGCGCGTTAGTTTAAAAAGACCTACCGCTGGCACTTGCCGCAATAAAAACTCGACCGCTGGCCGATTACCCGAAGCCGGATTGAATAACCGCAGCGCGGACAGTTCGCGCCGGCCTTCCCGTACACGCGCAGTTCGTGGCGAAAGTAGCCGGGTCTGCCGTCTTCGCGCACGAAGTTTCGCAAGGTGGTCCCGCCGTGGCCGATTGCGATTTGCAGTACCTGTTTGATGCTCAACGCCAGCACGTGATAGCGAGCACGGCTGATGCGACCGGCGGCGCGCGCGGGGTGGATGCCGGCGGCGAACAGCGATTCGCTGGCGTAGATGTTGCCTACGCCGACGACAACGCGGCTATTCATGATGAAATCCTTCACGCTCAAAGTGCGGCCACGCGCGCGCTGGATTAGATAATCGCCGTCAAAGTCGTCGCTCAGTGGTTCCGGGCCAAGGCCATGCAATAGCGGGTGCGCAAGCGGGTCGCCATCAATCCACAACAGCGCACCGAATCGCCGTGGGTCACGCAGCCGCAGAACCTGGCCTGAATCCAGCCGCAGGTCGATGTGGTCGTGGGGTTGCGGCGGTATGTTGGCATCGATCACGCGCAGGCTGCCGGACATGCCGAGGTGCATCAGCGCCGCGCCATTGGCCGTGTGCAGCAGCAGGTATTTCGCCCGGCGCGTGACATCGATGATGCGCTGACCTTCAAGATTACGCGCCAGATCGGCGGGCACCGGCCAGCGCAGCATGGGCTGGCGGATGTCCACATGGATGACGCGCCGGTCAATCAGATGTGGGGCAATGCCGGCACGTGTGGTCTCAACTTCGGGGAGTTCGGGCAAGGCTTGAAAGGTAGCGAATCAGTAGGGGGTCATGGGAGGCCATTAGGCATACTTAGCTGTATCCGACATTCACGCTCCAGACAATCGCTACGCGACCATCTGTCGCCCGATCGCAACATCATGTGTACTTAGTGGCCGCTCATCGACACTTTAGCGCCACCCGTCTTCACGCCGTCGCGCTGGAAATCTCTTTTCGGCTACCGTCCACTGTGGTCAGTGATCTACGTCCACTCAAGCGGTTTGGCTCCTACAATCACTGAGCCACAAGGCAGCGAACAGGGATAACGTCTATCGCCCATAGCGTTGAGTGTTTGAATAAAGATTATTGTGCTAGAGCCGTTATCACAGGTCGAGCAATGTCATGCGAGAACATATCATGAAACGGTGCAGATTTCCGGAGCCATTGTTAGTTTTGATCTTGGCTATCGCGTTCCCTTCTGTGCCCATTGCAGATGTAAGTATTGCGCCGACATATGGCTGGAAAGGTCAGCGACTAAACGGGAACTATAGCTGGGGATGGCCAAAAGCAGATTCTCAGCTTTTCAAGACTTATGGTGAAGCTGTAACGTGGACAATCAATGAGGCAAAAAAGTCGGGCTGGGATAAGTATGATCTGACGAGAATCGTGTCCAATAATCTTAAACTGTTCCTGCGCAAGAATATCGACAGCAAGCTACACAACTACTTCAGCCACAATCATCCTAATTTTCAAAGCCCAACCGAATTTACTGGCCGCGAACTCAGGTACTGCGAGGATTGGCAAACGAATGTTCCAGAATCCCGGATTAGTTCAATTGGGCAGGTAATGTATGGCTCGGATGTGCAGCTTATTCATACGTCAGCAATTTAGACAACACTTGGTGCTGATATGCGATAATACGCTAGGCCATGAAACGAGACGGACGCACACTGGGTCACGCCACGCTGGAGACCATCCGCAAGATGGCGGTGGAGCGAGTACGCGAGGGGGAGCGTGCCAGCGATGTGATCGCGAGCTACGGCTTTCATCGCTGCACGATCTACGGATGGCTCAAGGCGGCTCGCGGCCGTGGCAAGGGACTCAAGGCGCTCGCGGCGCGGCCGGCAACGGGCCGTCCGCGCACGCTGACGGCGGCGCAGGAACGGCAGGTGTTTCGCTGGATCAACGGCAAGAACCCGATGCAATACGGGTTTGACTTCGGCCTGTGGACGCGGCAGATCGTGCGTGAGCTGATCACGCAGCGATTCGGCGTGCAATTGAGCCTGACCTCGATTGGCAGCTTGCTGGCGCGGCAGGGTCTGACCCCGCAGAAACCGTTGCAGCGTGCCTACCAGCGGGATCCCGAAGCCATTGAGCGCTGGCAGCGCCAGACCTACCCGGCGATTGCGCGCCGCGCCCGCCGCGAGCAGGCCGAGATTTATTTCTGGGACGAGTCGGGCTTTCGCGCCGATGCCGTCCAGGGCACGACTTGGGCTGCCAAGGCGCAAACGCCGGTGGGGGCCGTGCCCGGGCAGCGCCAGCGCATCAGCGCCGCATCGGCCGTCAGTTCCAAAGGCGCGTTCTGGTTCGCGACCTATCCCGGTGCTTTGACCGCCGCGCTGTTCGTCGACTTGCTGCGCCGCCTGATGCGCGGACGCCGTAAACCCTTGCACCTGATCCTCGATGGCCTGCCGGCGCACAAGACCCGCGCCGTCAAGGACTACGCCGCCGGACTCAACGGCAAATTGACGCTGCACTATCTGCCGGGCTACGCCCCGGACCTCAATCCCGACGAACTGGTTTGGAGCCATGCCAAGCGCACCGGCAACGCGCGCCGGCCCCTGCAAAAGGGCGAACGTCTGGCCGCGCGCATCACCGCTCAACTCGCCGATATCCGCAGCCGCCCCGCACTGGTCCGATCTTTCTTTAAACATCCAAGTGTTGCCTATATTTCTGACTGCTGAGTAA is a window of Gammaproteobacteria bacterium DNA encoding:
- the mutM gene encoding bifunctional DNA-formamidopyrimidine glycosylase/DNA-(apurinic or apyrimidinic site) lyase, encoding MPELPEVETTRAGIAPHLIDRRVIHVDIRQPMLRWPVPADLARNLEGQRIIDVTRRAKYLLLHTANGAALMHLGMSGSLRVIDANIPPQPHDHIDLRLDSGQVLRLRDPRRFGALLWIDGDPLAHPLLHGLGPEPLSDDFDGDYLIQRARGRTLSVKDFIMNSRVVVGVGNIYASESLFAAGIHPARAAGRISRARYHVLALSIKQVLQIAIGHGGTTLRNFVREDGRPGYFRHELRVYGKAGANCPRCGYSIRLRVIGQRSSFYCGKCQR
- a CDS encoding IS630 family transposase, which produces MKRDGRTLGHATLETIRKMAVERVREGERASDVIASYGFHRCTIYGWLKAARGRGKGLKALAARPATGRPRTLTAAQERQVFRWINGKNPMQYGFDFGLWTRQIVRELITQRFGVQLSLTSIGSLLARQGLTPQKPLQRAYQRDPEAIERWQRQTYPAIARRARREQAEIYFWDESGFRADAVQGTTWAAKAQTPVGAVPGQRQRISAASAVSSKGAFWFATYPGALTAALFVDLLRRLMRGRRKPLHLILDGLPAHKTRAVKDYAAGLNGKLTLHYLPGYAPDLNPDELVWSHAKRTGNARRPLQKGERLAARITAQLADIRSRPALVRSFFKHPSVAYISDC